A stretch of the Clostridiales bacterium genome encodes the following:
- a CDS encoding metallophosphoesterase family protein codes for MKIVMLADLHGNMVATEAMEKELDRIQPDDVWFLGDAVGKGPDSDLTCDWAREHCSHWIAGNWDRVLRQQPDYNAFFIRQIGEERLAWLDSLPLEDELEISGVRFRLVHGRFLDPMYTSEDPDDKLREGFRFHDGRPEASGLICADSYAPFIRPLIGGYALNTGSVGNNLGIARAHALLLEGEPGPAPLKMTILAVPYDNHRAAERARLFPDLPRQEAYLKEITAPVFLR; via the coding sequence ATGAAAATCGTAATGTTAGCGGACCTCCACGGCAATATGGTTGCCACAGAGGCTATGGAAAAGGAACTGGACCGGATTCAGCCGGATGACGTCTGGTTCCTGGGGGATGCCGTCGGAAAAGGCCCGGACAGCGATCTGACCTGCGACTGGGCCAGGGAGCATTGTTCCCACTGGATTGCCGGAAACTGGGATCGTGTCCTGCGGCAGCAGCCGGATTACAATGCGTTCTTTATCCGGCAGATCGGCGAGGAACGGCTTGCATGGCTGGATTCCCTTCCCCTGGAGGATGAACTGGAAATCAGCGGGGTCCGCTTCCGCCTGGTTCACGGACGCTTCCTCGATCCCATGTACACAAGCGAGGATCCGGATGACAAGCTCCGGGAAGGGTTCCGTTTCCATGACGGAAGGCCGGAAGCCAGCGGCCTGATCTGTGCGGACAGCTATGCGCCCTTTATCCGTCCGCTGATCGGCGGATACGCGCTGAACACCGGAAGTGTCGGAAACAACCTCGGTATCGCCCGCGCCCACGCGCTGCTCCTGGAGGGAGAGCCGGGGCCTGCCCCGCTGAAAATGACCATCCTGGCTGTTCCGTATGATAATCACAGGGCCGCCGAACGGGCCAGGCTTTTCCCTGACCTTCCCCGGCAGGAAGCCTACCTGAAAGAGATTACAGCTCCGGTATTCCTCAGATAA
- a CDS encoding sigma-70 family RNA polymerase sigma factor yields the protein MDRNFFTAEIEACSDMMYRVAWSILRNHADVQDALQDAVLKAWEKRDRLREEKFFRTWITRILINACYDAQKKRHRIVPAENIPARTQTSVPDPDLAMALEALPEKLRLPLVLCYSEGMSYEEAADVLQIPTATLRGRISRGKAELRKELKAE from the coding sequence TTGGACAGGAACTTTTTCACGGCAGAGATCGAAGCCTGCTCGGACATGATGTACCGGGTAGCCTGGTCGATCCTGCGGAACCACGCTGACGTGCAGGACGCATTGCAGGATGCGGTCCTCAAAGCATGGGAGAAACGGGACAGGCTTCGGGAAGAAAAATTTTTCCGCACCTGGATAACCCGTATCCTGATTAACGCGTGCTATGACGCGCAAAAGAAACGCCACCGTATTGTTCCGGCTGAAAACATTCCTGCCCGGACGCAAACCTCTGTCCCCGATCCCGACCTGGCTATGGCACTGGAAGCCCTTCCGGAAAAGCTGCGGCTGCCGCTTGTGCTTTGCTATTCAGAAGGGATGAGCTATGAGGAAGCAGCAGACGTGCTGCAGATCCCGACGGCCACCCTCCGGGGACGGATCAGCCGGGGAAAAGCTGAATTGAGAAAGGAGCTGAAAGCGGAATGA
- the tnpA gene encoding IS200/IS605 family transposase, which produces MANDLQSLAHTRWNCKYHIVFAPKYRRMVFYGEKKTEIGKIIRQLCEWKGVEIHEAEVCPDHIHMLVSIPPKVAVSSFMGYLKGKSSVLIYEKFGELKYKYRNREFWCRGYYVDTVGKNTKAIAEYIRHQLEEDKMGEQLTMLGKANDNPFTGGQ; this is translated from the coding sequence ATGGCTAACGACTTACAGAGTTTAGCACACACGAGATGGAACTGCAAATATCACATAGTGTTTGCGCCGAAGTATCGAAGGATGGTGTTTTACGGGGAAAAGAAAACGGAGATCGGAAAGATCATCCGACAGTTATGTGAATGGAAAGGTGTAGAAATCCATGAAGCAGAGGTATGCCCGGATCATATCCACATGTTGGTGAGCATACCACCCAAGGTAGCGGTATCAAGTTTCATGGGTTACCTGAAAGGAAAAAGCAGTGTGCTAATCTACGAAAAGTTTGGGGAACTAAAGTACAAGTACAGGAACCGTGAATTTTGGTGCCGGGGGTATTACGTAGATACGGTAGGAAAGAATACTAAGGCAATCGCAGAGTATATCCGGCATCAGTTGGAAGAGGACAAGATGGGAGAACAGTTAACAATGCTGGGAAAGGCCAACGATAACCCGTTTACGGGTGGCCAGTAA
- a CDS encoding alpha-N-arabinofuranosidase, producing MKKATMILDRDFSIGQVDPRMYGSFIEHLGRAVYGGIYEPGHPTADKNGFREDVIQKVRELGIPVVRYPGGNFVSGFNWEDSIGPRELRPKRLDLAWMTTETNEVGLHEFVDWAKKANTQVMYAVNLGTRGPDEARNVVEYANHKGGSYWSDLRIKNGAKNPFGIKLWCLGNEMDGPWQIGHKTAYEYGRIANEAAKVMKWVDPSIEVVACGSAAHDMPTYGEWETTMLNECYENVDYVSLHRYYGNPTNDTPGFLARSMDLDDFIKEVVAICDAVRGRKHAKKRLNLSFDEWNVWYHSNEQDKEVWKADKWGRALPLLEDVYNFEDALLAGAILITFLKNADRVKVACLAQLVNVIAPIMTRNGGGVWAQTIFWPMMHASKYGRGTSLRPVISSPVYDCKDFEKVPLVDAAAVTGDDGSVTIFALNRDMQEDIMLNCDLRAFPGLKIGEHIVLHHDDVKAVNTEENPDNVAPKKVRGGKIDGGKLNVKLPALSWNVIRLEKE from the coding sequence ATGAAGAAAGCGACAATGATCCTGGACCGGGACTTTTCCATCGGCCAGGTGGATCCCCGGATGTACGGCTCGTTTATCGAGCACCTGGGCCGGGCGGTATACGGCGGTATTTATGAACCGGGCCATCCTACGGCCGACAAAAACGGATTCCGGGAGGATGTGATCCAAAAGGTTCGGGAACTGGGTATCCCCGTGGTGCGGTATCCGGGCGGCAATTTTGTATCCGGCTTCAACTGGGAAGACTCCATTGGTCCGCGGGAGCTGCGGCCGAAACGGCTGGACCTGGCGTGGATGACCACGGAGACCAACGAGGTTGGCCTGCATGAGTTCGTGGACTGGGCAAAGAAGGCCAACACGCAGGTGATGTACGCCGTGAACCTTGGCACCCGGGGACCGGACGAGGCGCGGAATGTGGTGGAATACGCCAACCATAAGGGCGGCAGCTACTGGTCCGACCTGCGGATCAAGAACGGCGCGAAAAATCCCTTCGGCATCAAGCTGTGGTGCCTGGGCAACGAAATGGACGGCCCGTGGCAGATCGGCCACAAGACGGCATATGAATACGGCCGGATCGCGAACGAGGCTGCCAAGGTCATGAAGTGGGTGGATCCCTCCATTGAAGTGGTTGCCTGCGGCAGCGCGGCACACGACATGCCGACCTACGGCGAGTGGGAAACCACCATGCTGAACGAGTGCTACGAGAACGTGGACTACGTTTCCCTGCACCGCTACTACGGCAATCCCACCAACGATACCCCCGGCTTCCTGGCCCGCAGCATGGACCTGGACGACTTCATCAAGGAAGTTGTGGCAATCTGCGATGCGGTACGCGGCCGGAAGCACGCGAAGAAGCGGCTGAACCTGTCCTTTGACGAATGGAACGTATGGTACCATTCCAATGAGCAGGACAAGGAAGTGTGGAAGGCAGACAAGTGGGGCCGGGCCCTGCCGCTGCTGGAGGACGTGTACAACTTTGAGGATGCCCTGCTGGCCGGCGCCATCCTGATTACCTTCCTGAAGAACGCGGACCGGGTGAAGGTGGCCTGCCTGGCCCAGCTGGTGAACGTGATCGCGCCGATCATGACGCGGAACGGCGGAGGCGTATGGGCCCAGACGATTTTCTGGCCGATGATGCACGCTTCCAAATACGGCCGGGGAACCTCCCTGCGGCCGGTCATCTCTTCGCCGGTATATGACTGTAAGGACTTTGAGAAGGTACCGCTGGTGGACGCCGCGGCAGTGACCGGGGACGACGGCAGCGTGACCATCTTCGCCCTGAACCGCGACATGCAGGAAGACATTATGCTGAACTGCGACCTGCGCGCGTTCCCGGGACTGAAGATCGGCGAGCACATTGTGCTGCACCATGACGACGTCAAGGCGGTGAACACGGAAGAAAACCCGGACAATGTGGCACCGAAGAAGGTGCGGGGCGGAAAGATCGACGGCGGAAAGCTGAACGTGAAGCTGCCGGCGCTTTCCTGGAACGTGATCCGGCTGGAGAAGGAATAA